cttgtgatcatcgttggcgtcatgagctcggtgatgattgatgggcttgaaggccaaacccgcccactaatgtcccattttagtcaaaaacagctgtcccgatttcccgataaagagtatttttttaaaacgttaatattatctacagtaattgaccgaaaattataatttttgtttttaacaataaagaaatgattaagcttcatttccatattaaatttacatgccatttgcgattatttttttctataaacattaaatggcggagacaaaattaactaaaaaaaaaccgttttttttgttttgttaataactaatacagttattgacaaaactcaaccaaatttcatgccaaagtagattgtatgtatctaaataacatactaaaaaaaattttaattttattaaaatctactatttttccccctactgtcccacttgacccggtgtcccggcatactccagtctcccctacgttacgggggaaaaaacaaagacGGAACAAAGTATCTCGTTGTCACATTGATGGGATACCAGACTGCGTATACAATAAAGGAAAAGGATAGAATCGTTGTTTTCAAAGATATGTGAGTCCTTTGTTTATAATTTGCtttgtctttttgttgttttttttttctaatagaataaaaatatttttcagttaatttttttttacgatctTAACTTCTTATAATAATACTTTTACCGCAGCTCCCTGTCTAATTTATTTTgagtaaggaatattacacagcctaaatccaacatttccaactgtcgttttaaaaaaacacatcaccctgggggttgcaaaaatgtcccgacctgttacttgccttaaagcgtaatacctttaggcatttttttaaaaattctagacttacccaaccctgccctatgtgtacGGTGTGTACTTAAGAGCTATCTATCCCCCCGGGCAGTTTCCCTAGTGTCTTAACTGTGGATGTGTAAAAGGGGGTGTGTCGTTAAAGGGCGGAAGGTGACAAGTTCGGAAAAGAGACGTCTTTTTCGGGAGGACTTGAAGTTGAACGCTGACGACAAATACAAGTCAAAGTGACGTGTAAAATACAAAGTCTCGAAACCCAACTCTCCGTGTGTTTTAATGAGTTTGAGGAGAGAGGGGCTTATTGGAAGGTGTACGGCCATAACAAtactcccttttcacccgcggcAATATTCATTAATGGAGGAGTGAATATTCATGAATGGAGGAGTGAATATTCATGAATGGAGGAGTGAATATTCATGTAATTTTCTATGAAAATTCACCTTTATAATCccaattcaaattgaatatgAATTTGGAATGTTTCAATTCGAGTTGAACTGAATATTCGGATATCTTGAAAATCACAATTCAAGTTTGATTAAATTCGTGTTTATTTGAATGAATTCGAATTTAACGCAATTCATATGGGGTCCCGAAGCGTCTAGCCCTTAGTTAAGGCTCGGCCCCGCATtgatcggggagcttttttaTCGATTCCGTGTGGGGATaatttttttcggtgcggggatttcggTGCTCAGTGCGTTGATCTCCGTGCTCGGTGCGATCCCCGTTTTCAATCCCCGATTAGACTCTTATAGCACCGTTTTCTTCCCAATCTATTCTCAGCTAGCGACGCAAACTGGTACTACCCCGTCAATACGTGCTAACTCGGCAGTACGTGTATCAAGGTATTTCGCTAATTCCTCTCCATGCCTCCTATGCCTTTACACGGCAAACGGGATGCCACCTTgctttgttttgcttttcggCAATTTTTGTGTcgtctgttttttgtttttttactacaAATTGCTTGTagtttatttattcttttaactGCTTTTAGTAATTGAAGTAAATCATTGGTATTTTCTATCAATAAATTCTTTATTCGTCTAaagttttttgttatttccaCTCAGGACCAGGATTCAGTGTGATGGAAATATTTGAATTTGTAATGGAAGAAAACAGACTAGTGGAAGCTGGATAGACCAATTAGATTTGAAGCATTTTTATTATACTCATTCATTCGCTTTGTGTGCTGCACAGGTATTATTCAGATGAATTGAtatttctttcattctctACAAGACGTTTCCACTTTGCAAGAGTACATAAGGGTATATGACTCTGGTAGaactacaaaaaaatgaatagcaaCATTTCCAAGTCTGGCAGCAGCCGTGCCTAGGGTTTATCCAATCGctggcaagaagaaattgaatgTTCTTCCCGCCCTCGTACCAATTCCTCACTCTTCCGCTAGGCTTGGAAATCAAGGTTAAATGGCGTCTATTGTAACTGTCGATAAAATTCCTTCCCAATTTGACGTTTCTGTTTCACTCGCTAGTTAATAATATTAcatttctgttttcatgtgGAAAATTATTGATATTCCTATcgtttaaattttaatataCCAAAGAATCAACgtttcctatttttttaatcCGTGCCAGAAAGTTGTGTTTACTGAAGCTGTTTTCTAGTGCAAATTTCGCAATGCAGATGATTTGATACTCTTCAGCTTcttagacaaaaaaaaatgtttattctGAAGAAGTGACTAGAGAAAATTAAGCAACACATAAGAGGAAAAAGGTGGTTGAAGTCAAACATCGGAGATCACAGCAACCTCAACATGTCACTTTCTCACACAACTGTGGTATGTTTCAGAAAGAATTAAATAGTTGTCAACATATGCACTGACCAAACAAAATTTATAGACCAAAGATGAGTCTCCAGTAGCACCTGATTCCACAACAGCAGACCGTGTTACATTTACTGAAGGTGAAGATATCCTTCTCCATGATGAGAATGGGCTATTcatttttggaacaattgTCCAAGTATTTCATCtgtcatttcattttttctaaAGGGTTACTATATTGTTAATTAATCCTTAGGTTCTCCtatttgatgaaaaatgtcTTATCCAGTTTGGAGATGACACTGAAAGATGGGCACATTTTCGTGATCTGAGAAAGATTAAAATTCAAGAGGAAGCAGAAATCTCATGCACTCGGTGTAAGAGTATACAATCTAGCCCTTGTAATCATATTTTATTGTGCCATTATTGCCGAAGAGGATACCACCAAAATTGTCATGAGGTATGATTTTTGCCAATCATTGTCTGCATTGGTTATCTTcattgaaatttattttgttagcCTCCATTACCAAGTCAGTTTGCAAATGGAGAAACCAATTGGATGTGCATGAGATGCAtggaaaaaagacaaattaaAGAGAGAGACAAACTTGCCAATTCAAAACCAGTTGATATACCTAATAAAGTCAATAACAATAACAGCAGTTCTTCCAACTTGGTTcgcaaaaaacgaaattttcCTTATGACGTAAGAATAAGTTAACTTTAAGAATCTTTCAATACTCTCACCCCTATTGCTTTGTTTCGACAGTTGGCAAATCTTAGATGGGATGTAAATCACTACGCAAATGCTGAGCAAAAGTATTGCTATTGCGGACAATTCGGCGAATGGTTTAAAAGAATGCTCCAGTGTTGTGGATGCTCGCAGTGGTTCCACAGTGAGTGTATATCCATCTTAAAGCAACCGCTATTATGTGGGGACAGGTAACCCTCTTCTTAACAATAACTTAGTAACAAACCCCATCATTTTGCATGTCTGCTTTCAGGTTTTTCCTCTTCTTATGTTCCGTATGTAATAACGGTGGTGAAGAGCGCCTGACGAGACTAAGCCAAGAAATTACCCTAGCTGACATGGCTCACATAGCATTATTTAATCTAACCATTGAAACGGCCAAGAAATATCATGATTTGGATATGAGTGTTTTACCTTTCATAGAAAACAACTGGAAATATTTCCAACCCTCCAACGAAGTATACATCTCTTCTGGGTCGACTGTTATGACGaatatttttacatttccCTCTTTCATTTTAGTTATTAACGTTGACAGTCAGTGAAAGACGGATCCGAATTCTAGCAGCTTTCTGGCAGTTCAAAAATCGGTAACGTGTGTGTGGTCTGGTTATGAATCTGTTAGTGTTAACATTTTTTATCCCATCAGCTTTATGTGTGGAAGagaactgaaaaagaaaaagaccatGTGGGGATTACGTTTTCGGTTGCCGTCACCGTTTCCCTCTGTATTAAGCCCACAGTCTCAACACATGCTGCAGCTATGGACAAATCGCGACTTGGTTTCTTCAGGACCATCCATTGAGTGAGTCATTTTTAATTGCATTTTTACATTcaaattaatttaataaagTGTTATGTAGGAACGTTTTGCCAACATTGTCAGTTATGAAGAAGCAAGCGGAAGGTTTTCATAAAAACAAGAGAGCTCATTCGGCGCTTTCAGTACGAGGCGAAAGAGAAAAGATTTCCAATAAGCGGGTTAGGCAATCTGATCCCGAACCTCACCGCAATTTACGAGTGCGCCAACAAAGAGCGACATCTGAGGAGAGTATTTGTGAAGAGAGTTCTGACGACGTAAAATTAATGGTCATGTCAggcaagaaacaaaacaagcgCAAACGTACTAATGGTGGTGGCGACGAAAATTCCAGTAGTATATCATCGTTTTCCGCTTCATTGGCTACTCCAATAGAAACGAGTAGTGATGAAACTTCTTCTAGAGGAACATTAGATATGTTTATACCGCCTCCGCAAAATTTTGACGGCCTTAACAACCCGTTCTTTAACTTGACATCCTACAACCAGAACCTTCCACGAAGCTCTGGGTACCTTTTCGTGCGACCTCTGAAAACGCGACTCAGTGAAAAGGATATCCGGATTACAAAGAACGGTGAGGTTAAGCGTAAGAGATTTGTGCGGAAATGGAAGCGATCTTCTCAACCAGATTTGGCTAGCGCCCTATTCAGCAGCGACGCATCATTTCGGTTCGCCAGTCCTCAAACACATGTTTACCAACCAACTCCCAAAGAATCTATTCTCAGCTATTTTGGCATAGAAGAGCGTGTATCTCGAGGTGAAAAGTATACCGTGCATGCTCCGTAGGGTGCTTTCTAAGGGAGCCCTGCAGTATCTGATACATTGGGAAAGTGAAAATGTAACATGACCCAAATAGTGTGCACTGATCAAACAATATAATGGACTGCAAAAGTAGACATTGTTTTgttgaagggaaaaaatatatattttctcgCCAGCTTTGATGGTAATAGATTCATTACCTTTAAAGCTTTTGGAATAGCTTTTCTATCAGTGGTTAAAACAATCCCATGAGAGACGACCCGAGGTCATAAATTCGTTATCAAAGATAATCTCGATCTCGAAAAGCAatcttgatttgatttttgctAAGACGTGTCTAATGCACATTTTCACTTCTGTTTTCACTGCCTGTTTTTATCGAGTATTCATAACCGTCTTGCCGTGATTGTAATCTTGTTCGCATTCATGTTCTTCACATTCTTGAATTTTAGTTTCTGTCTTTTaacttcttttcttattttgtttattatgTCACTTGCAGTTGTTTTAACACTAAAGATGGCTTTGTCGGGAGTTTCTTCCGTAACAGTTACCCTATCTGTTGATAGGTACAAAAATACATGGGCTCCGTTCAAAAGCTGACTATCATCAAATTAAAGTGTTAATATTTCCTAAACAACTCTTTTGCTAGCTGCGCGAAACATTTTGTTATGTTGCAGGTTTGCAGCTAGGGCCAATCAGGGTTAACATTTTGGGCCATCGGTATGGGGCTTTCGGGGGGACATTTTTCGCCCCGAACCCGATCGGGGTCTCCAATCGGGGATCCAATCCCTATTCAAACGAATCGATTTATGCAAGGACATAATCGATCAAGTTTTTTGCCACAATTTCCCCGACTATGCTGAATTTTAGCTGCCTACCCCAATTTCTGCTCCAAAACCATAACAGTCGCCATCTTTTAAATAGCGTCGGGGCTTTCGGGACCACCCCTTATTTTTGCCCCGCCCCGCCCTGGTTGTCAAAGTGGTCCCCCGATTGTGCCCCAAGTGGCTTTTTTCCGGGGCGGGGACCCGTTTAGAGACAATCAGTTGAGAATCAACAACACAAACTCTATCCGAGAACGGGCTATGATCCGATCTCAAGTCAACCAGTCAAAAGATCGGATGATTTAGCGGGTGAGAACAGATCCATGTCCGATCTAGGCCTTCTATGTGTTTTGCTATCCCCCCATTCAAAAGCATGCGGGAAAGCAAGGCGTTACCACCATTACATTCTACAATTATAATTGGGAACCGGGTGTAAATAGAGTGTAACATGTTGGCtgaagaaaaaattaagtagAAAGGTTAACAAAAAACGGAACGTCCACAACATCCCACCAGGCAGATTACCGCTCACGAAAGCGAAAGtgattgtaaacccctcccatTTTACCTTCAAACTCCCGTATAGAtcttattgcaattcaaaagtacGCGACAAACAAAAGTCGTGCGCAGCTTACGCCGATGCGCACCACTGTGGCCTATAGCCgaactaaaaattgttttatgcttgactATAACCATTCGTACGATGCTTTACCGTTAAGCAGACAGATCGCACTCATGGTCATGGAATCTGcaagtttattttcattttaaaaagtaaactgtGATGTAGTTTCATAATGAGCGGCAGTCGAGTCACTCGAGTGTCATATAAACTATCCGAATTAGCCAAAAGTTTACCTGAGGTTGAATTTAAATCATACTgtgaaaaaattgaagaactgAAATGTAATGATCCTCTTGTAATTGATCTACATTTATACAAATCTGGAAGTGACCTTAAGAAACTCATCCCTCCAATAACGAGGGATCATCTTATCCTTTATTTAATCGTTGAACGGCGTGGCAGTGATTAAACTACATCacagtttactttttaaaatgaaaacaaacttgcagaTTCCATGACCATGTGTGCGATCTgtctagagagaagacaaacgtgtttaatataatgaaattggcaatgttgcgaaaggcgcaaatttcaaaaaattttgaatttcaatcacaaatttaacatataaataattgcctaatctagatgaattaggtatttaaggatagggaattaaattaggcttaaatgaaatcaatttctggacacattgattggtaattttatagataacgaacgaaaaaccccaatttttactatacccccgagaggcgatgggcctcctatactagcgaacctggcggggaatcttgggaccctttactgaacacccgccgtttcTTCCAAGAGACTGGGATAGCGCGAGAGCTGTACCTTTCtctattatattttttttccttttttttttttttttttttttttttttttttttaattttttcgaGGCTTCGTGATGGCACTGTAGAATGACTGGTATGCTTCATTGGGAGTTTCTGCTGCTGTTAGGATTCCGGGTGTGGTTTTGCACTCGATGTCTTCGTTTCATTCTTCCCATCGGTTCCGGTTGAATTTCCAGTGTTCGTTGGGTGTTTTGATTGGGGAGGAGCCGATGCTAAGACTGGGGATGACAGGGAGGGGGTCGCTTCCCCAGTATGGTCCTACGTGGGGATTGATTAGATTTGCTAGGTCTGGGGAGCTGAAGGTTAGGTCTATGGTTGAGCTCTCTTTTCCGTTTGGGTTTGGGCGCGTCCCGAGGTTTTTTGGAGTGCATAGGGTAATTTTTGTGTCGTCTAGAAGTATTTCTGCTATCTGCTTTCCGCAACGGTTTTGTTGGTTGTCATATTCCCATATTCCAGAGTGGGCGTTCAGGTCACCTCCGATTATGTAGctcccatatagcacatttctgccgtcggatgtccgaatcatggccgaacatccgttagatatctatgtactcatcaatgggtagttccagggatgtccgtcggctagtcaccttggaagtgcaatggatgtgcgaaaattatattctacggacctccttccaacagccaagaagattttcaattgtttcatttaaagatcggcctcgagctaatcggggcgcttttttgcaaatcgggtttctcatttcgggccatcgaggcgtggctcagtgtggaaaattcttctccccgaattcaattggggtttgcaatctattggattgcaatcaatcgattcatcaatgcagaaaacattatcgatcgactgtttcacccgatcgatccgataacaaccccgataatagctcgttctacccgcttacCCCGACATTTACTCTAAAACCGAAAGAacgtcattttttaaaaattgcgttggggcaacgggttaacctcaaatttttccccgcaccgccccggttgaaaaagtggcacttcaattcaaccccgaatgcactttatcggtgcagggcggttaactcgattagaacttattggggcc
This genomic stretch from Daphnia magna isolate NIES linkage group LG10, ASM2063170v1.1, whole genome shotgun sequence harbors:
- the LOC116935206 gene encoding LOW QUALITY PROTEIN: metal-response element-binding transcription factor 2 (The sequence of the model RefSeq protein was modified relative to this genomic sequence to represent the inferred CDS: deleted 1 base in 1 codon) produces the protein MSLSHTTVTKDESPVAPDSTTADRVTFTEGEDILLHDENGLFIFGTIVQVLLFDEKCLIQFGDDTERWAHFRDLRKIKIQEEAEISCTRCKSIQSSPCNHILLCHYCRRGYHQNCHEPPLPSQFANGETNWMCMRCMEKRQIKERDKLANSKPVDIPNKVNNNNSSSSNLVRKKRNFPYDLANLRWDVNHYANAEQKYCYCGQFGEWFKRMLQCCGCSQWFHSECISILKQPLLCGDRFFLFLCSVCNNGGEERLTRLSQEITLADMAHIALFNLTIETAKKYHDLDMSVLPFIENNWKYFQPSNELLTLTVSERRIRILAAFWQFKNRFMCGRELKKKKTMWGLRFRLPSPFPSVLSPQSQHMLQLWTNRDLVSSGPSIENVLPTLSVMKKQAEGFHKNKRAHSALSVRGEREKISNKRVRQSDPEPHRNLRVRQQRATSEESICEESSDDVKLMVMSGKKQNKRKRTNGGGDENSSSISSFSASLATPIETSSDETSSRGTLDMFIPPPQNFDGLNNPFFNLTSYNQNLPRSSGYLFVRPLKTRLSEKDIRITKNGEVKRKRFVRKWKRSSQPDLASALFSSDASFRFASPQTHVYQPTPKESILSYFGIEERVSRGEKYTVHARRVLSKGALQYLIHWESENVT